Proteins co-encoded in one Erwinia sp. genomic window:
- the trmB gene encoding tRNA (guanine-N(7)-)-methyltransferase (ID:JIFNMEKO_00642;~source:Prodigal:2.6), producing MKSEVISPEFDEQGRPLRRIRSFVRRQGRLTKGQQMALDTLWPVIGLEYQTTPLDLVQHFGREAPVVLEIGFGMGASLVTMAEANPQQNFLGIEVHSPGVGACLASAQEAGVDNLRVMCHDAVEVLENMIPDNTLRMVQLFFPDPWHKARHNKRRIVQLPFAELVLQKLKLGGVFHMATDWEAYALHMLEVMSAIPGYQNLSTSGDYVPRPDSRPLTKFEQRGQRLGHGVWDLMFERVK from the coding sequence ATGAAGAGTGAGGTGATATCCCCCGAATTTGATGAGCAAGGCCGGCCGTTGCGACGGATCCGCAGTTTTGTTCGTCGTCAGGGCAGGCTGACTAAAGGGCAGCAGATGGCGCTTGATACCCTGTGGCCAGTCATCGGCCTTGAGTATCAAACCACACCGCTCGACCTTGTACAGCATTTTGGTCGTGAGGCACCGGTAGTGCTGGAAATCGGTTTTGGCATGGGAGCTTCACTGGTCACCATGGCTGAGGCTAACCCGCAGCAAAACTTTCTGGGGATAGAAGTGCATTCACCAGGGGTTGGGGCTTGTCTGGCCAGTGCACAGGAGGCAGGAGTCGATAATTTACGTGTGATGTGTCACGATGCGGTCGAAGTACTGGAGAATATGATCCCGGATAATACTTTGCGTATGGTGCAGCTATTTTTCCCGGATCCCTGGCATAAAGCACGTCATAATAAGCGGCGTATTGTCCAACTGCCTTTCGCCGAGCTGGTATTACAGAAGCTGAAGCTGGGCGGTGTTTTCCACATGGCAACGGATTGGGAAGCTTATGCATTGCATATGCTGGAGGTAATGAGCGCCATTCCTGGCTATCAAAACCTTTCCACCAGTGGTGATTATGTGCCACGTCCTGATTCACGGCCTTTGACAAAATTTGAGCAACGCGGCCAGCGTCTTGGTCACGGTGTGTGGGATTTGATGTTTGAGAGGGTAAAATAA
- a CDS encoding putative protein (ID:JIFNMEKO_00643;~source:Prodigal:2.6): MAIQRSRRLRKKMHIGEFKELGFSVAFSFPEGSEGEMIDATLDALIEEVIEPQGLACDGSGYLQWEGLICLQKIGQCTEEHREAVRAWLEARQLQNVQISELFDVWWD; this comes from the coding sequence ATGGCTATTCAACGCAGTCGTCGTCTTCGTAAAAAAATGCACATTGGTGAGTTCAAAGAGTTAGGTTTCTCTGTAGCTTTTTCTTTTCCTGAAGGCAGTGAAGGGGAGATGATTGACGCTACCCTGGATGCGCTGATCGAAGAGGTTATTGAGCCTCAGGGGCTGGCTTGTGATGGCAGTGGTTACCTGCAATGGGAAGGATTAATCTGTTTGCAGAAAATTGGCCAGTGCACAGAGGAACATCGTGAGGCCGTGAGAGCGTGGCTTGAAGCCCGCCAGTTACAAAATGTGCAAATCAGCGAACTTTTTGACGTCTGGTGGGACTAA
- a CDS encoding hypothetical protein (ID:JIFNMEKO_00644;~source:Prodigal:2.6), with protein MRKVFSIALLLIAAMQAKAAYQCNVMPDVDVTISPQSVTLSGAAGEWEISPQGEIQRDGKPLTLNATTREQAQAYQSALRRDLPWINQGARDRLESSRQVIDQVIVDNLGKESNVRQRLTKLDKQLRAQMDTVIGQRGESLVFHHQAIKQVQNESEQLVQNALGGVVQDSLNEMGKRGLQNAGGDSNPLQAILGNLGGFQQSLKEKWSGREADFKRFGDEVCQRVTAFEAQRKALQAAIK; from the coding sequence ATGCGTAAGGTTTTCAGTATCGCTTTACTGCTTATCGCCGCGATGCAGGCGAAAGCAGCTTACCAGTGCAACGTGATGCCCGATGTTGATGTCACTATTTCCCCCCAGTCAGTCACTCTTTCAGGTGCTGCCGGTGAGTGGGAGATCTCCCCACAGGGAGAGATTCAACGCGATGGTAAACCACTGACATTGAATGCCACTACCCGTGAGCAGGCGCAAGCTTATCAGAGCGCGTTACGTCGTGACCTGCCGTGGATCAATCAGGGGGCTCGTGATCGTCTGGAGAGCAGCAGGCAGGTTATTGACCAGGTGATTGTTGATAATCTCGGTAAAGAGAGTAACGTGCGTCAGCGACTGACAAAACTTGATAAGCAACTGCGCGCTCAGATGGACACGGTTATCGGGCAGCGTGGTGAGAGTCTAGTATTTCATCATCAGGCAATCAAACAAGTGCAAAATGAAAGTGAACAACTGGTGCAAAATGCGCTGGGTGGTGTTGTTCAGGACAGTCTGAATGAGATGGGCAAACGCGGATTGCAGAACGCTGGCGGTGACAGTAATCCCCTGCAGGCAATTCTAGGCAATCTAGGTGGTTTTCAGCAGTCACTCAAAGAAAAATGGAGTGGCCGTGAGGCTGATTTTAAACGTTTTGGTGATGAAGTCTGCCAGCGGGTCACTGCCTTTGAAGCGCAGCGTAAAGCCCTTCAGGCTGCGATTAAATAA
- the hemN_1 gene encoding Oxygen-independent coproporphyrinogen-III oxidase-like protein YqeR (ID:JIFNMEKO_00645;~source:Prodigal:2.6) codes for MSKLPPLSLYIHIPWCVQKCPYCDFNSHALKGEVPHEEYVAHLLADLDADLPFTAQRAVNTIFIGGGTPSLLSAAAMQYLLDGVRARVSLTDDVEITMEANPGTVEAQRFSAYQQAGVNRLSIGVQSFQAEKLTRLGRIHGPDEAIRAAELATRLGLRSFNLDLMHGLPDQSVSEAIADLQQAIALNPPHLSWYQLTLEPNTLFASRPPKLPDEDTLWDIFEQGDKLLRAAGYQQYETSAYAKPGFRCEHNLNYWRFGDYLGIGCGAHGKLTQPDGTLLRTSKTRHPKGFMRGEYLDRRYAVSDSDKPFEFFMNRFRLLEPAPREAFTHFTGLSEQTVRKQIDFAIGQGYLTETTEHWQVTERGKLFLNSLLDSFLNEA; via the coding sequence ATGAGTAAGTTGCCTCCGCTGAGCCTCTACATTCATATTCCGTGGTGTGTTCAGAAATGCCCGTATTGCGATTTTAATTCACATGCACTTAAAGGCGAGGTGCCACATGAAGAGTATGTGGCGCATCTGCTGGCTGATCTTGACGCTGATTTGCCCTTCACAGCTCAGCGTGCGGTTAATACCATCTTTATCGGTGGTGGCACACCAAGTCTGTTGAGTGCTGCCGCTATGCAGTATCTGCTGGATGGAGTGCGTGCGCGGGTGAGTCTGACTGATGATGTTGAAATTACCATGGAAGCCAATCCGGGCACGGTTGAAGCTCAACGGTTTAGTGCTTATCAACAGGCAGGCGTCAATCGCCTGTCAATCGGGGTGCAGAGTTTTCAGGCTGAAAAGTTAACCCGGCTGGGCCGTATTCACGGGCCGGATGAAGCTATCCGCGCGGCTGAACTCGCCACCCGTCTCGGGTTACGCAGTTTTAATCTTGACCTGATGCACGGTTTACCCGACCAAAGTGTCAGTGAAGCGATTGCTGACTTGCAGCAGGCGATTGCGCTCAACCCACCTCATTTGTCCTGGTATCAGCTCACCCTCGAACCCAATACCTTGTTTGCTTCACGTCCACCAAAACTGCCTGATGAAGATACCCTGTGGGATATTTTTGAACAGGGAGATAAGCTGTTACGTGCCGCAGGGTATCAACAATATGAAACCTCAGCCTATGCAAAGCCCGGCTTCCGCTGTGAACATAACCTCAACTACTGGCGATTCGGTGATTATCTCGGCATTGGTTGCGGAGCCCATGGCAAACTCACTCAGCCAGACGGAACGCTGTTACGAACCAGTAAAACACGTCACCCAAAAGGGTTTATGCGTGGTGAGTATCTTGACCGGCGTTATGCAGTCAGTGACAGTGATAAGCCATTTGAATTTTTCATGAATCGCTTTCGCTTGCTGGAGCCTGCTCCCCGAGAAGCCTTCACGCATTTCACCGGACTGAGCGAACAGACTGTACGAAAGCAAATTGATTTTGCTATCGGACAAGGTTATCTGACAGAAACAACGGAGCACTGGCAAGTGACAGAACGGGGTAAACTGTTTCTCAATTCACTGCTGGATTCCTTCCTCAACGAAGCCTGA
- the rdgB gene encoding dITP/XTP pyrophosphatase (ID:JIFNMEKO_00646;~source:Prodigal:2.6): MQKVVLATGNQGKVRELDYLLTSTGRTVVAQSSLGVTSVEETGLTFIENAIIKARHAAAETGLPALADDSGLAVAALQGAPGIYSARYAGEEATDQQNVQKLLAEMQQIPQGQRQAEFHCVLVYLRHASDPTPLVCRGCWQGEIALQPAGEGGFGYDPLFFIASEGKTAAQLTRDEKRALSHRGKALNLLLDALRNE, from the coding sequence ATGCAAAAAGTTGTTCTCGCCACTGGAAATCAGGGCAAAGTTCGGGAGCTGGATTATCTGCTGACCAGCACCGGACGCACGGTAGTGGCACAGAGTTCTCTGGGGGTCACTTCGGTTGAAGAGACCGGACTGACGTTTATTGAGAACGCCATTATCAAAGCCCGTCATGCTGCTGCTGAGACCGGTCTGCCTGCACTGGCTGATGACTCAGGTTTAGCTGTTGCGGCATTACAGGGTGCACCAGGTATTTACTCAGCTCGTTATGCGGGTGAAGAGGCAACCGACCAGCAAAATGTGCAAAAACTCCTGGCTGAAATGCAGCAAATACCGCAAGGCCAACGTCAGGCGGAGTTTCACTGTGTGCTGGTCTATCTGCGTCATGCCAGTGATCCCACCCCGTTAGTGTGTCGTGGTTGCTGGCAGGGAGAAATCGCACTCCAGCCTGCAGGCGAGGGCGGATTTGGCTATGACCCACTCTTTTTCATCGCCAGTGAGGGAAAAACAGCCGCTCAGCTCACACGGGATGAGAAACGGGCGTTATCTCATCGGGGTAAAGCGCTTAATCTGTTGTTGGATGCACTGCGTAATGAGTAA
- a CDS encoding hypothetical protein (ID:JIFNMEKO_00647;~source:Prodigal:2.6), translating into MLTLTFLLTTVINIYIKVLLLRLWMQWAKCDFYNPFSQFIVKITQPILKPLRRVIPSIGPIDTSSLLLSYLLSVLLFNLLFILQSRIAVFDPVFFYYGFISLLKAVGSLVFWIIIIRSLLSWISQGRNPIDYVLIQLTEPLMAPIRRLIPAMGGIDFSAMVVILILYMLNFLGMDLLPGWTQI; encoded by the coding sequence ATGCTGACGTTAACTTTTCTGCTGACCACCGTCATCAATATCTATATTAAAGTGCTGTTACTGCGTCTGTGGATGCAGTGGGCAAAATGTGATTTTTATAATCCGTTTTCACAGTTTATCGTGAAAATTACTCAGCCGATCCTAAAGCCACTGCGTCGGGTTATTCCTTCCATCGGCCCCATCGATACCTCTTCACTGTTACTCAGTTATCTGCTCAGTGTTTTACTGTTTAATTTGCTGTTTATCCTGCAGTCGCGTATCGCGGTGTTTGATCCGGTATTTTTCTATTATGGCTTTATTTCGCTGCTGAAAGCCGTCGGTTCGCTGGTGTTCTGGATAATCATTATCCGCTCTCTGTTAAGTTGGATTAGCCAGGGGCGTAACCCAATTGATTATGTCTTGATCCAGCTTACCGAACCACTGATGGCACCTATACGACGCCTGATCCCAGCCATGGGAGGAATTGATTTCTCCGCCATGGTGGTGATTCTGATTCTGTATATGCTGAATTTTCTCGGTATGGATCTGCTCCCTGGCTGGACGCAAATCTGA
- the yggS gene encoding Pyridoxal phosphate homeostasis protein (ID:JIFNMEKO_00648;~source:Prodigal:2.6) has protein sequence MTSTIAHNLQQLHQRITDVAIQCGRSPQEITLLAVSKTKPASDVQEAFAAGQLCFGENYVQEGVDKIAECGLSELEWHFIGPLQSNKTRLVAENFAWCHTIDRLKIAERLSQQRPDSLAPLNVLIQVNISDESSKSGIMLDQLNTLAEQISLLPRLILRGIMAIPAPEPEPDYQKQLAVCQQMELAFITLKKCYPTVDTLSLGMSDDMEAAIAAGSTMVRIGTAIFGSRAGSAAQHTH, from the coding sequence ATGACAAGTACTATTGCGCATAATTTACAGCAGCTGCATCAACGCATCACCGATGTGGCAATACAATGTGGCCGTTCTCCACAAGAGATAACGCTACTTGCAGTCAGTAAAACCAAACCTGCGAGTGACGTTCAGGAAGCCTTCGCCGCCGGGCAACTCTGTTTTGGCGAGAATTATGTCCAGGAAGGGGTAGATAAAATTGCTGAATGTGGGCTTTCTGAACTGGAATGGCACTTCATCGGCCCCTTGCAATCGAACAAAACGCGGCTGGTTGCAGAAAACTTCGCCTGGTGCCATACCATTGATCGACTGAAAATTGCCGAACGCCTCAGCCAGCAGCGCCCTGACTCGCTCGCGCCTCTGAATGTACTGATTCAGGTAAATATCAGTGATGAATCGAGCAAATCCGGTATTATGCTGGACCAGCTAAACACGCTGGCCGAACAGATAAGTCTGTTACCGCGCCTGATACTGCGCGGTATTATGGCTATCCCGGCACCGGAGCCGGAGCCGGATTATCAAAAACAGCTGGCAGTCTGCCAGCAAATGGAGCTCGCTTTCATAACTTTGAAGAAATGCTATCCAACTGTCGATACCCTCTCTTTGGGAATGAGTGACGATATGGAAGCCGCTATCGCCGCGGGCAGTACTATGGTGCGTATCGGCACTGCAATTTTTGGTTCACGCGCAGGCTCCGCCGCGCAACACACTCACTAA
- the yggR gene encoding putative protein YggR (ID:JIFNMEKO_00649;~source:Prodigal:2.6) gives MDIETIVADSVKHNAGDLHLCGGYSPFWRCSGELIQREEYPLLSDQMLISLSERWLTALQREGLQREGQVDFVLSLADGTRLRGHFFYQRAGLSLALRVIPAIPPQPETLLLPAGYQQWLALSHGLILVTGATGSGKSTTLAALIETLNCYHSRHIITLEDPIEFIHRNQHALIQQRQIGEHCRSFAAGLRAALREDPDVILLGELRDTETIRLALTAAETGHLVLATLHSRTASSAIDQLVDVFNAEEKLLVRAQLAASLQVVIAQRLVKALAGGRVALYEVLINTPAVANLIREGKCHQLPAQLQIGAQQGMQTFAQSEQRRREDGLIT, from the coding sequence ATGGATATCGAAACAATCGTGGCTGATAGTGTAAAGCATAATGCGGGAGATCTGCACCTCTGTGGTGGCTATTCTCCATTTTGGCGCTGTTCAGGCGAGCTGATTCAACGCGAAGAGTATCCGCTACTCAGTGATCAGATGCTTATTTCATTGAGTGAGCGCTGGCTCACCGCGCTACAACGTGAGGGGTTACAGCGCGAAGGACAAGTTGACTTTGTGCTGTCGCTGGCAGATGGCACACGCCTGCGAGGCCATTTTTTTTACCAAAGAGCAGGACTGTCACTGGCGTTGCGAGTGATCCCTGCCATACCTCCGCAACCAGAGACACTTCTTCTGCCAGCCGGTTATCAGCAATGGTTGGCTTTATCACATGGGTTGATTTTAGTCACCGGGGCAACAGGAAGTGGTAAATCGACTACTCTTGCGGCACTGATCGAGACGCTAAATTGTTATCACTCCCGACACATCATCACGCTGGAAGATCCGATTGAATTTATCCACCGCAATCAACACGCTTTGATTCAACAGCGCCAAATCGGTGAGCATTGCCGCTCTTTTGCGGCCGGTTTACGTGCGGCTTTGCGTGAAGATCCTGATGTCATCCTGCTTGGCGAGTTACGTGACACGGAGACAATCCGGCTGGCACTGACAGCGGCAGAAACCGGGCATCTGGTACTGGCAACTTTACATAGCCGAACGGCTTCATCAGCAATAGACCAGCTGGTGGATGTGTTTAATGCCGAGGAGAAGCTGCTGGTACGTGCACAGTTAGCTGCAAGTCTGCAGGTGGTGATTGCTCAGCGACTGGTTAAAGCGCTGGCGGGGGGACGCGTGGCACTGTATGAAGTATTAATCAATACCCCGGCAGTGGCGAATCTCATCCGCGAAGGGAAGTGTCATCAGTTACCGGCTCAGTTACAGATTGGGGCGCAACAGGGCATGCAGACTTTCGCGCAAAGTGAACAACGGCGGCGGGAGGATGGGCTTATCACGTGA
- the yqgF gene encoding Putative pre-16S rRNA nuclease (ID:JIFNMEKO_00650;~source:Prodigal:2.6), producing the protein MNNAIVISFDFGTTSIGVAIGQQLTASARPLSALKAQDGTPNWEKIARLLQEWQPDYLVVGLPLNMDGSEQPLTVRARKFANRLHGRFGQRVELQDERLSTVEARAELFSRGGFRALNKGSVDSLSAVVILESWFACQL; encoded by the coding sequence ATGAATAATGCAATAGTGATATCTTTTGATTTCGGCACCACCAGCATCGGGGTAGCTATCGGGCAACAACTCACCGCCAGTGCACGTCCACTGTCTGCGTTGAAAGCACAGGACGGAACCCCTAACTGGGAGAAGATAGCCCGTCTGTTGCAAGAGTGGCAACCAGATTATCTGGTGGTGGGGTTACCCCTCAATATGGATGGCAGCGAACAACCGCTGACGGTCAGAGCAAGAAAATTTGCCAATCGTCTACATGGCAGATTCGGGCAACGTGTCGAATTACAGGATGAGCGACTGAGCACCGTAGAAGCCAGAGCTGAGCTCTTCTCTCGTGGTGGCTTTCGTGCACTGAATAAAGGCAGTGTTGACTCACTGTCTGCAGTAGTTATTCTGGAAAGCTGGTTTGCCTGCCAGCTCTGA
- a CDS encoding hypothetical protein (ID:JIFNMEKO_00651;~UPF0301 protein YqgE;~source:Prodigal:2.6), whose translation MRMNLEHHFLIAMPGLHDPLFKRAVIYLCEHNDEGAMGLIINKPMESLTIEGMLKKLSIKPEPRNASIDLDKPVMAGGPLAQDRGFILHSAERKYASSILVSDNTVLTTSCDVLETLGTDEQPENVLVTLGYCAWEKDQLENELLENAWLTGPANSNILFRTPIPDRWRDAARSIGVDVQRLINDPGHA comes from the coding sequence ATGAGAATGAATTTAGAGCATCATTTTTTAATTGCCATGCCAGGATTACACGATCCGCTGTTTAAACGCGCCGTCATCTACCTCTGTGAACACAATGATGAAGGTGCTATGGGATTGATCATTAACAAACCAATGGAAAGTCTGACGATAGAAGGCATGCTGAAAAAGCTGAGTATCAAACCTGAACCACGCAACGCCTCAATCGACCTTGATAAACCCGTCATGGCAGGTGGCCCGTTAGCGCAAGATCGCGGTTTCATTTTGCACTCCGCTGAACGGAAATATGCGTCAAGCATTCTGGTATCCGATAATACCGTGCTCACCACCTCATGTGATGTGCTGGAGACCCTGGGTACGGACGAACAACCAGAAAATGTTCTGGTGACACTCGGCTACTGCGCATGGGAAAAAGACCAACTGGAAAATGAATTGCTGGAAAATGCCTGGCTGACAGGGCCCGCCAACAGCAATATTCTTTTTCGTACTCCAATCCCTGATCGCTGGCGTGATGCAGCACGCAGCATCGGTGTTGATGTACAACGTCTGATTAATGACCCCGGACACGCCTGA
- the gshB gene encoding Glutathione synthetase (ID:JIFNMEKO_00652;~source:Prodigal:2.6): MIKLGIVMDPIETINIKKDTSFAMLLEAQRRGYEIHYMEMQDLYLHAGQARARTRTLTVEQNSAAWFRFEQEQDIALADLHVVLMRKDPPFDTEFIYATYILERAEELGTLIVNKPQSLRDCNEKLFTAWFADLTPDTLVTRDAERIKAFWHQHGDIILKPLDGMGGASIFRVSPSDHNLSVIIETLTQHGQCYCMAQNYLPAISDGDKRVLVVDGEPVPYCLARIPKSGETRGNLAAGGRGEARPLSESDWSIARRVAPVLKAKGLIFVGLDIIGDRLTEINVTSPTCVREIESAFPISITGQLMDAIEKRLGH, translated from the coding sequence ATGATTAAGCTTGGTATAGTGATGGACCCCATAGAGACCATCAACATCAAAAAAGACACCAGCTTCGCGATGCTACTGGAAGCCCAGCGACGCGGTTATGAGATCCACTATATGGAAATGCAGGATCTCTACCTGCATGCCGGCCAGGCTCGCGCTCGCACCCGTACACTTACCGTTGAGCAAAACAGTGCCGCCTGGTTCCGTTTTGAACAAGAGCAGGATATCGCCCTGGCTGATCTGCACGTGGTGCTGATGCGTAAAGATCCCCCTTTTGATACTGAGTTTATCTATGCGACTTATATCCTTGAGCGCGCCGAGGAGCTGGGTACGCTGATCGTTAATAAGCCACAGAGTCTGCGCGACTGTAACGAAAAGTTGTTCACTGCATGGTTTGCCGACCTTACCCCGGATACCCTGGTGACACGAGATGCAGAGCGTATCAAAGCATTCTGGCATCAACACGGCGATATTATTCTCAAACCACTGGACGGGATGGGCGGAGCTTCTATTTTCCGTGTCAGCCCAAGTGATCATAACCTGTCGGTAATTATTGAAACGCTGACACAGCACGGCCAATGCTACTGCATGGCACAAAATTATCTGCCTGCGATCAGCGATGGCGATAAACGTGTACTGGTTGTTGATGGAGAACCGGTACCTTACTGCCTGGCTCGTATTCCGAAATCCGGAGAGACGCGAGGTAACCTCGCCGCAGGTGGACGAGGTGAAGCCCGGCCGCTGAGTGAAAGTGACTGGAGTATAGCCCGGCGCGTCGCACCTGTTTTAAAAGCCAAAGGGCTCATTTTTGTTGGTCTGGATATCATTGGCGACAGACTGACCGAAATCAATGTCACCAGCCCGACCTGTGTAAGAGAGATAGAGAGCGCATTCCCCATCTCTATCACCGGGCAACTGATGGATGCTATTGAGAAGCGTCTTGGTCACTAA
- the rsmE gene encoding Ribosomal RNA small subunit methyltransferase E (ID:JIFNMEKO_00653;~source:Prodigal:2.6), which yields MRIPRIYQAGQLQADTELTLSEDAANHVARVLRMTTGQQITLFDGQNHCALATLINIGKKQVQVHIGTVEHNSCESPLFLHLGQVISRGEKMEFTIQKAVELGVNIITPLLSERCGVRLDAERMDKKVQQWQKIAIAACEQCGRNQLPEVRPVQSLAEWCAEQESGVKLNLHPRAAHSINTLPLPVERVRLLIGPEGGLSDSEIAMTQQQGFNDILLGPRVLRTETAALTAITALQVRFGDVG from the coding sequence ATGCGCATCCCCCGTATTTATCAGGCTGGGCAGTTGCAAGCTGATACTGAACTGACGCTGAGTGAAGATGCAGCGAATCATGTTGCACGCGTTTTACGCATGACCACAGGCCAGCAAATTACCCTGTTTGACGGACAGAATCATTGTGCCCTGGCGACACTTATCAACATCGGCAAAAAACAGGTCCAGGTGCATATCGGAACAGTAGAGCACAACAGTTGTGAATCGCCACTTTTTCTGCATTTAGGCCAGGTTATCTCCCGTGGCGAGAAGATGGAATTTACCATTCAGAAAGCTGTCGAGCTGGGGGTCAATATCATTACCCCCCTGCTCTCTGAACGTTGTGGTGTCAGACTCGATGCCGAACGCATGGATAAAAAAGTACAACAATGGCAAAAAATTGCTATCGCTGCCTGTGAGCAATGTGGAAGAAATCAGCTCCCTGAGGTGCGTCCGGTCCAATCCTTAGCAGAATGGTGTGCTGAACAGGAATCAGGCGTGAAACTTAACCTGCATCCCCGCGCGGCACATAGCATCAATACTCTGCCCTTACCGGTTGAGCGAGTCAGATTATTGATCGGCCCGGAAGGTGGGTTATCTGACAGTGAAATTGCCATGACGCAACAACAAGGCTTCAATGATATTCTGCTTGGACCCCGGGTACTGCGCACGGAAACTGCCGCACTCACTGCGATTACCGCTCTGCAGGTACGTTTTGGTGATGTAGGGTGA
- the nucM gene encoding Nuclease NucM (ID:JIFNMEKO_00654;~source:Prodigal:2.6), producing the protein MLRTFFAVLLFALSISSVDALTIKNYQQNNFSQAKIASVIINEDAPGSFYCGCKIRWQGKAGVPDLASCGYQVRKNANRAQRIEWEHVVPAWTFGHQRQCWQNGGRKQCAEDAEYRRMESDLHNLQPAIGEVNGDRGNFMYSQWNGGEGQYGQCAMKVDFKNRLAEPPERARGAIARTWFYMRDQYRISMSKQQTQLMTVWNQRYPVTAWECERDKRIAAMQGNHNPYVQQGCMR; encoded by the coding sequence ATGCTTCGCACATTTTTTGCAGTTTTGCTCTTTGCTTTGTCAATCAGTTCAGTAGATGCTCTCACCATAAAAAACTACCAGCAAAATAACTTTAGTCAGGCAAAAATCGCCTCGGTTATCATCAACGAAGATGCTCCGGGTTCATTTTACTGTGGTTGTAAAATTCGCTGGCAAGGCAAAGCTGGCGTACCGGACCTCGCCTCATGCGGTTATCAGGTGCGTAAAAATGCCAACCGGGCACAACGCATTGAGTGGGAGCATGTCGTGCCGGCATGGACTTTTGGCCACCAGCGACAATGCTGGCAGAATGGTGGCAGAAAACAGTGTGCTGAAGATGCTGAGTATCGCCGTATGGAGTCAGACCTGCATAATCTGCAACCCGCCATTGGTGAAGTGAACGGTGATCGCGGTAACTTTATGTACAGCCAGTGGAACGGCGGTGAAGGTCAGTATGGTCAGTGTGCGATGAAAGTTGATTTCAAAAACCGTCTGGCTGAACCGCCGGAACGTGCACGTGGGGCAATTGCCCGCACCTGGTTCTACATGCGCGACCAATATCGTATCAGCATGTCAAAACAACAGACTCAGCTAATGACAGTATGGAACCAACGCTATCCCGTCACCGCCTGGGAGTGTGAAAGAGATAAACGTATTGCGGCTATGCAGGGCAACCATAACCCCTATGTACAACAGGGCTGCATGCGCTAA